Genomic window (Takifugu rubripes chromosome 1, fTakRub1.2, whole genome shotgun sequence):
GTAGCATTTAAGGGTTCACACCTTTAGGGGAGCCAGACCCATATTACACAGAACAACTGTGTTTCTGTTCCATACAGCAGCTTTATGTTttagacatacacacacatacacacacagcgGGTTTACCTTGCTAACATTCAGTGATGCTAGTGGGGGTGGAGTCTCAGTGTGGTCATTTATTATGTCCACATCGGAAACATAGGCTAAGTTGATCAGGATGACGTCGTTGAGGTTTGGCTTACCACTGGAAGAAGCACATTCTTGGGAGGgttaaggaagaaaaacaggaaggtgCAGCATTAAATGAGCAATTCCACCTGAACACCACGAGTTAGCCCGAGCAGAGAAGGCCATCGGGCCAGACACCGACACCCGATTCTGAATACACGCGCAGAAACTTGGACACGGTTACAGCAAGACCCCAGGTCTCAACCCTGCTGCTTCTCAGACATCATCTGTCATATTTGTAAGATTCTAAAGACCGTTCACACATCTGTAGGACAAATTATGATCTCTGCCCTAATTTTCCctgagtgacctttgaccttttgccCTCATGGTGAGAAAATATTTAAGACCCAACACGGGATAAATGCTTACCTATTAATACAGTGGCAGCCGGTCTTTGTAACGGTACCAAAGCGGCAAAAATGACCACTTATTGGTGCTTGATACACTATTTCTAAAGGTCACTGTCATAAATTTCAAAGGCAAAGCCGGAGTAAAAATAAATACGTAAATTTAAACCTTTGCAAATGGAGTAAAATTATAAATCAGAATGGAAAGCTTCCAAAGCGACAGAGAGGCCTAGGATGCTACATAAATGACCCGTAATAGGACCTTTATCCACAGCCTTCAACCTTGTCACGGCGAGGTCAAAAAACCCATCGAGACACGAGCGGGTTTCGAACCCTCGCCCATCCGAGCCGCAACGTTCATAATCCCGATCACGAAGGGGTGCAGACGTCGGCCGTCACCATGCCACGATGCCGCTCCCGTCCCGTCCCAAACCAGGCCCAATTCCACCAAAACACCCCGCGTTTGTCGCCGAACCCGGGCGACGGACGCTGGATCGCGACCCAGCAGAGCCCCGGGGCGCCGACATCGTTGCCTGACCCGAAGCCGCAGagttgttagcatgttagcggtTAGCAGCTCGGAGTAGCGTGGAAGGGCGCTGGGTGTCCATTCATCCCTCGGacgaacccccccaccccccatccccggGTCTTTTCGGTGGCCCCGCGAACCCGACTCAAGCAACGTATGGGAGCCACCCCGAAGGACCCGGAACCGGCCGAGCCGGAACACGCATCGGGTTTGTGGCTGCGAAGAGCGCACAGCCATGATGCCGTGCGGGCAGGCGCTGCAAGGTTGGGGTCCGGTACTACAATGAGCGGATTCAAAACACATGCACTTCCCTGCACGCGTAGCCGAGCCGACGAACTCCCCGCGACGCCGCCGAAACCCTCCACAAGCCATCGACGGCCGCGCATCTGCCCGACGAAGGGAAATATTTAAAGAGGCAACGATTTTTACCCCGGCTACAATCAATTACGCCTGCGCGGAGCACTGTTTGACATATTTTCGGTTACCCTACAGGCCCTTGCAACCAGGCAGGCCAGCGGGCCGCCTGCAGCGCCCAACGGACAAAGGATACTCAGAGTTAACATCTTAGACTGGTAGTCGAAGGCGACTACTTCTCCTTGCAGACGTTGGCCCAAGCATGTGAGGCAAGAGACATGGCTCCCGACGCTGAAATACTCCCCCGGTCCAGGAGCCGCCATCTTCTCCGCCAGGAAACCGGAGCGCCTGCCTTACGTAAAATGACGCGATGGCGTATTGACGAAAGCCGGGCGTGTCCCCAAATACGTCCCGATATTATAATTTATGCCGGCATAACAATTAACACAGGCGGAAAAAAAAGACACGACACACACCTGCATTACGCgcatttgtgtttaaatgagtAATTAAGGTGGGCGCACGTTTTGGACATTGTCTTTTACGGCATCCTTCACAATGTACTGTCAAAgcccgccatctagtggtcgcACGGCGTACTGCTCAttacctgcagctcttctgAAGTTCATCACAAATCCGGATTTCATTTTGGCTTTTTTGTAGTGGGTCAGTCCGGAAAGAAAGGAGAATGGAGTCGGTGTACACCCAAGGCATCTGGTTCGCTGAgagtctgcagcagaggacGATCGGCTATCAGAAACTGTGGCTAATAATCACCCAAATTGGAGATCCAAAAGCAGCCTTTTTGCTTGTCTTTCCTCTGACATATTTCATCAGCAAACGAACTGGGACTGCGGTGCTTTGGGTAGCAGCTGTATCAGAGTGGCTGAACCTGGTGTTTAAATGGTAAGTGTTCAAACAAATAAACGCAGTTTATAGATATATGCGTATAGTTTGTACACTcataaaatgttaatatttgatAATGAAAACACATATGTCATGCAAAGCTTATTAGACTGCTGACGTTCAAAGTATATACATGTGTCATATTTGATTATTTGAATGTGATgttctctgttttgttttggttcttttaATATTAATTGCCAAATAGTGACAATGGCTTTTCCTGTTGGCAATGATGACGTTGTGCCAAAGATACACCATTGAGGAAAGATGCTCTACTCTCCAACCTCGAAAACGTGTGTTCGCGTAAAAATATCTGCTAAAAATAACAGGAGCCAACAGAGCAAACTTTTGCAATCacgttttatttatgtttacatcattttttcagaaatgtgatttttcttttttaaatttaaagcgTGAATAATAAAGCCATGAATGGAAACAAGGCCGGAAGCCTGACTCAGATCGTTCAAATATGTTTAGTGTGAGCCATCTTAACCTACCTTCAACAATCTTTGGTTACAGTCCAACGGCCAGCGCTGTCCGGGTTGAAAATTTAACACCGGAACTCTTTTCTGACATTATACATTATACTACATTATACCTGTACATTATACTACaagtatttttttattattattttaaactaTAAATGAAAGATGACGTATTAATGTATCTCTCAACCCAAAATTACCGTATTAAAAAAAAGCGAAGATAATGgtccaaaaaataaaagaaaacacggATTACTTTCATGTTGAAATTCCTCAGTACTGTTTATGGCTGATTCTAGTTGGGGTACAATTATGCATTGTATATATTACAGAAATGTACaccatttaatgtttttttttcttaatctcaGGATGCTTTTTGGAGAAAGGCCATTTTGGTGGATGGGCGAATCACATTTATTTGACACCGTGCAACCTAAAGTTCAGCAGTTTCCATCCACTTGTGAAACAGGTCCTGGTGAGTAATTATGGCAGCAATCACTAATCCACAACCCATTATAGCAAATAAGGCTAATAAAAATGATATTTCTGTCTCAGGCAGCCCTTCGGGACATGCCATGGTGACGGCGGCAGCCTGGTGGGTGATGGTGTCCTCGCTGGGGTCATTTCTGTATTTGCGTACTCAGAGGTGTGCTCATCGAACACAACATATTTGCTCATTTGTCTTCAAAATTGTAGAATtaaaaatccccccaaaaaatagcAAAGCTCTATTTTTGGTGTCTCCTTCCCTCCGTCTCCAGTGTGGTGTTATCAGCTGTTCCCTACCTGCTCTATGTTGGCATGTTGGTGGCTGTTGGACTCTCCCGGATCTTCATCCTCGCACACTTTCCTCACCAGGTCATTGCGGGGTCCTTAGCAGGTCTCAACTTTGTAACATTATGCAAACATATCCACATATGTCGTGAGTTGGTGATTAAAACCATCATTATTCCAGGTTTCATCCTGGGGATTATCCTGAGCCGCAGGGTCCCACAAGGTCGCTCCCTGCTCTTCATCGGTATTGTTCTGCTGCTTGGTACCGTCACCCTGCATTCTGGACTCCAGTGGCTGGGAATCAAGCTCTCCTGGTGAGCTCCCTGTTTGATGACATTTGTTGTATGTCATAATATGTTCTGCAAGGTCAGAAAGTCCTTTAAACCGCTCCACAGGTCCATTCCTTTGGCCAAGAAATGGTGCAGTCGTGCAGAATGGATCCGAATGGAGACAGCCCCCTTCTCTGCCCTGACTCGAGACTGTGGGGCTCTACTGGGTTTGGGTCTGGCCCAGTGCTGGAGGCCTTGCGGATGGCCCTTGTCCAGGGCCCCACGAGCGTTGTCTCTGGCCATTTCGTCCATGGGGCTGTACCACATTAACCGCCTGCCACTCCCGCTTCAACCACAGGGCTTCTTCTACGGCTGTTTCTTGCTGAAGCATCTGCTGGTGCCTCAACTGGTCATGGTGCTGGTTCCGGGCCTTATTTACCTTTTCACCCCCAAAAGGAAACAGTGAT
Coding sequences:
- the g6pc3 gene encoding glucose-6-phosphatase 3, whose translation is MESVYTQGIWFAESLQQRTIGYQKLWLIITQIGDPKAAFLLVFPLTYFISKRTGTAVLWVAAVSEWLNLVFKWMLFGERPFWWMGESHLFDTVQPKVQQFPSTCETGPGSPSGHAMVTAAAWWVMVSSLGSFLYLRTQSVVLSAVPYLLYVGMLVAVGLSRIFILAHFPHQVIAGSLAGFILGIILSRRVPQGRSLLFIGIVLLLGTVTLHSGLQWLGIKLSWSIPLAKKWCSRAEWIRMETAPFSALTRDCGALLGLGLAQCWRPCGWPLSRAPRALSLAISSMGLYHINRLPLPLQPQGFFYGCFLLKHLLVPQLVMVLVPGLIYLFTPKRKQ